A genomic window from Winogradskyella sp. J14-2 includes:
- a CDS encoding UDP-N-acetylmuramate--L-alanine ligase — MNVHFIAIGGAAMHNLALALHNKGYKVTGSDDEIFNPSKSRLDAKGLLPETFGWFPEKITTDLDAVVLGMHAKADNPELLKAQELGLKIYSYPEFLYEQSKNKTRVVIGGSHGKTTITSMVLHVMHYHDRDVDYMVGAQLEGFDVMVKLTEDNDFIVLEGDEYLSSPVDRRPKFHLYKPNIALLSGIAWDHINVFPTYENYVEQFKTFVDSIVLGGSINYNEEDEEVKRVVEASENQIRKIPYKTPEYTVEDGETLLDTPEGPMPIEIFGSHNLNNLAGAKWICQHMGIDEDDFYEAIATFKGASKRLEKIAETQKSVAYKDFAHSPSKVEATTKAVKAQYSDRTLLACLELHTYSSLNAEFLKEYKGALDAADVAVVFYSPHAVEIKKLEEVTHEQIANAFERDDLVIYTNPAEFKDFLFSQNFDNKALLLMSSGNYGGLDFDAVTKLF; from the coding sequence ATGAATGTACATTTTATAGCTATAGGTGGTGCAGCAATGCACAATTTGGCGTTAGCGCTACATAATAAAGGATATAAGGTTACTGGAAGTGACGATGAGATTTTCAATCCTTCAAAATCACGATTAGATGCAAAAGGACTTTTACCTGAAACTTTTGGTTGGTTTCCAGAAAAAATCACAACAGATTTAGATGCCGTGGTATTGGGTATGCATGCCAAAGCCGATAATCCTGAGCTGTTAAAAGCTCAAGAATTGGGTCTGAAAATCTATAGCTATCCAGAGTTTTTGTACGAGCAATCCAAAAACAAAACCAGAGTCGTCATTGGTGGAAGCCACGGAAAAACAACGATTACGTCTATGGTTTTGCACGTAATGCATTACCACGATAGGGATGTAGATTACATGGTTGGAGCGCAGCTTGAAGGGTTTGATGTGATGGTAAAACTCACCGAAGACAATGATTTTATAGTTTTAGAGGGTGATGAATACCTGAGCTCACCTGTAGATAGACGCCCAAAATTTCACTTATATAAACCAAATATTGCATTATTGAGCGGTATCGCTTGGGATCATATCAATGTTTTCCCTACCTACGAGAACTATGTAGAGCAGTTTAAAACCTTTGTAGATTCTATTGTTTTGGGAGGAAGCATTAATTACAATGAGGAAGATGAAGAGGTAAAACGTGTTGTTGAAGCTTCGGAAAACCAAATACGTAAAATTCCATACAAAACACCAGAATATACGGTTGAAGATGGTGAAACCTTATTGGATACGCCAGAAGGGCCAATGCCAATAGAGATTTTTGGCTCACATAATTTAAACAATTTAGCAGGCGCCAAATGGATTTGCCAACATATGGGTATTGATGAAGATGATTTCTACGAAGCCATTGCTACGTTTAAAGGAGCAAGCAAACGCCTAGAAAAAATCGCAGAAACTCAGAAAAGTGTCGCTTACAAGGATTTTGCACATTCGCCAAGTAAAGTTGAGGCCACGACCAAAGCAGTAAAGGCACAATACAGCGACAGAACTTTATTAGCTTGTTTGGAGTTGCACACCTACAGTAGCCTTAATGCAGAATTTTTAAAAGAATATAAAGGTGCTTTAGATGCAGCCGATGTTGCCGTAGTTTTCTACTCGCCACATGCTGTAGAAATTAAAAAACTAGAAGAAGTTACTCATGAGCAAATCGCGAATGCTTTTGAGCGCGATGATTTAGTTATTTATACCAACCCAGCAGAATTTAAAGACTTTTTATTCTCTCAAAATTTTGATAACAAAGCCTTGTTGTTAATGAGTTCTGGCAATTATGGTGGTTTGGATTTTGATGCGGTGACAAAACTGTTTTGA